The following coding sequences lie in one Pseudomonas sp. B33.4 genomic window:
- a CDS encoding crotonase/enoyl-CoA hydratase family protein, producing the protein MTQYSAFSVELADNIAHVQINRPEKINSMNAAFWSEIVEIFQWIDDTDEVRVVVLSGNGKHFSSGIDLMMLAGVANELGKDVGRNARLLRRKILTLQASFNAVDNCRKPVLAAIQGYCLGGAIDLIAACDMRYAAEDAQFSIKEIDIGMAADVGTLQRLPRIIGDGMLRELAYTGRTFGADEARSIGLVNRVYSDKEALLEGVVDIAREIASKSPIAVTGTKEMISYMRDHRIDDGLEYVATWNAAMLQSTDLRVAMAAHMSKQKPEFLD; encoded by the coding sequence ATGACTCAATACTCCGCCTTCAGTGTCGAACTGGCCGACAACATCGCCCATGTGCAGATCAATCGCCCGGAAAAGATCAATTCGATGAACGCGGCGTTCTGGAGCGAGATCGTCGAGATCTTCCAGTGGATCGACGATACCGATGAAGTGCGCGTGGTGGTGCTCAGTGGCAACGGTAAACACTTTTCTTCCGGCATCGACCTGATGATGCTCGCCGGCGTCGCCAATGAACTGGGCAAGGACGTTGGCCGCAACGCGCGTCTGTTGCGCCGCAAGATCCTTACCCTGCAAGCGTCGTTCAACGCGGTTGACAACTGCCGCAAACCGGTGCTCGCAGCGATTCAGGGATATTGCCTGGGTGGCGCCATCGATCTGATTGCGGCCTGCGACATGCGTTATGCCGCCGAGGACGCGCAATTCTCGATCAAGGAAATCGATATCGGCATGGCCGCTGATGTTGGCACTTTGCAACGGTTGCCACGGATCATCGGTGACGGCATGCTGCGTGAACTGGCGTACACCGGTCGCACTTTTGGCGCTGACGAGGCGCGCAGCATCGGCCTGGTCAATCGCGTGTACAGCGACAAGGAAGCGCTGCTCGAAGGCGTGGTCGACATCGCCCGTGAAATCGCGTCGAAATCGCCGATCGCGGTCACCGGCACCAAGGAAATGATCAGCTACATGCGCGACCATCGCATCGACGACGGCCTCGAATACGTTGCCACCTGGAACGCCGCCATGTTGCAATCCACCGACTTGCGCGTGGCCATGGCGGCCCATATGAGCAAACAGAAACCCGAATTTCTGGACTGA
- a CDS encoding magnesium transporter CorA family protein yields the protein MINSFALSHGALQRVERLDAEVMLFSNPDAAERDLLHSHFKVDAHALASALDPDEVSRIEFHPDHLFLIWKRPENYSGGGSLAFEVSSCGLLFAPGQLLVIATDDTPLHGLGTRQPLNTPLDVLLDLLFNNIHHYLGHLKVIKLVARELQQKFNASMQNQHLVQMFNLSESLIYYINALHSNGAVLTRLRNHAEKQHFGSEALGLIDDLIIENNQCYKQAEIYSTVFSGLIDARGNLMNNSMNNLLRKLTLINVVFLPLNLIASIGGMSEFSMMTAGTPWWISYPVFLAVMLLGAGGMLFGLRRLAR from the coding sequence ATGATCAACAGCTTTGCACTGAGCCACGGCGCCTTGCAGCGGGTCGAGCGACTGGACGCCGAGGTCATGCTGTTCAGCAACCCGGATGCCGCCGAGCGCGACTTGCTGCACAGTCATTTCAAGGTCGATGCGCATGCACTGGCGTCAGCGCTGGACCCGGACGAGGTGTCACGCATCGAGTTTCACCCCGACCATTTGTTCCTGATCTGGAAGCGTCCGGAAAACTATTCCGGTGGCGGCAGTCTGGCGTTTGAAGTGTCGTCGTGCGGATTGCTGTTCGCCCCGGGACAACTACTGGTGATCGCCACCGACGACACGCCGCTGCATGGCCTCGGCACCCGCCAGCCGTTGAATACGCCGCTGGATGTGTTGCTCGATCTGCTGTTCAACAACATCCATCACTACCTCGGCCATTTGAAGGTGATCAAACTGGTCGCCCGCGAACTGCAGCAGAAATTCAACGCCTCGATGCAGAACCAGCATCTGGTGCAGATGTTCAACCTCAGCGAAAGCCTGATCTATTACATCAACGCACTGCACAGCAACGGCGCGGTCCTGACACGCCTGCGCAATCATGCCGAGAAGCAGCATTTCGGCAGTGAAGCGCTCGGTCTGATCGACGACCTGATCATCGAAAACAACCAGTGCTACAAGCAGGCGGAAATCTACTCAACGGTGTTTTCCGGGCTGATCGATGCGCGCGGCAATCTGATGAACAACAGCATGAACAACCTGCTGCGCAAACTGACGTTGATCAACGTGGTATTTCTGCCGTTGAACCTGATTGCGAGCATTGGCGGCATGTCGGAGTTCAGCATGATGACGGCGGGGACACCGTGGTGGATTTCCTATCCGGTGTTTCTGGCGGTGATGTTGCTGGGGGCAGGGGGGATGTTGTTTGGATTAAGGCGTTTGGCCAGATGA
- a CDS encoding RimK family protein, translating to MSAVQGHWREVSEQSLPAATYLNSAIKTSSQVVIIVERKEDWASYFPSEDIVTAQEYLEHSCDSETGKRVQVINLCRSYKYLGHGYYCSLLAEARGHKVIPSVRTISELTKKSLYGLALDDLDKTLEKALSHHLYSDTEGFTLTLYFGRTHIEPLQDLARQLFEVFPCPILLVEFRRTSGWHIEGIKSGALHKLRDDQEDQFANALDGFSRKVWRIPRSPQVARYDLAILHDPQEALPPSNSKALANFVRVGKTMGIDVELIERKDYARLAEYDGLLIRETTSVDNHTYRFAKKAESEGLVVMDDPTSILRCTNKVYLTDLLNSHQLGMPATEILYKERPEDFERVGERLGFPLVLKIPDGCFSRGVIKVESQQALLEATAELFEHSVLLLAQEFFYTEYDWRIGVLNRKPIFACQYFMSKGHWQIYNHKAKGQDVNGECRTMAIHEAPRAVVELAVKTANLIGDGLYGVDLKQAGDKVVVIEVNDNPNLDAGIEDAYLHDDLYSLVLDEFVRRLELKRRGQAW from the coding sequence ATGTCAGCGGTACAGGGTCATTGGCGCGAAGTATCCGAGCAAAGTTTGCCGGCGGCAACTTATTTGAACTCGGCGATCAAAACATCCAGCCAGGTTGTAATTATTGTCGAGCGCAAGGAAGACTGGGCGTCATACTTCCCCAGTGAAGACATCGTGACGGCTCAGGAGTACCTCGAGCACAGTTGCGACAGCGAGACGGGAAAACGTGTGCAGGTGATCAATCTGTGCCGCAGTTACAAGTACCTGGGCCACGGCTACTACTGTTCGTTGCTGGCCGAAGCGCGGGGGCACAAGGTGATTCCGTCGGTGCGCACCATCAGCGAACTGACGAAAAAATCACTCTACGGCCTGGCACTGGACGATCTTGATAAAACCCTGGAGAAAGCCCTCAGTCATCACCTCTACAGTGATACCGAAGGTTTTACCCTGACCCTGTATTTTGGCCGAACACATATCGAGCCCTTACAGGATCTGGCCCGGCAGTTGTTTGAAGTGTTTCCCTGTCCGATTCTGTTAGTTGAGTTTCGCCGAACTAGCGGCTGGCACATCGAAGGGATAAAGTCTGGTGCTCTGCACAAGTTGCGCGATGATCAGGAAGATCAGTTCGCCAATGCGCTGGACGGTTTCAGTCGCAAAGTCTGGCGGATACCGCGTTCTCCGCAAGTGGCGCGCTACGACCTGGCAATTTTGCACGATCCACAGGAAGCGTTGCCGCCCTCCAACAGCAAGGCACTGGCGAATTTCGTCCGGGTCGGCAAAACCATGGGTATCGACGTCGAACTGATCGAACGTAAGGACTATGCGCGGCTGGCCGAGTACGACGGCCTGCTGATTCGCGAAACCACCAGCGTCGACAACCACACCTATCGCTTCGCCAAGAAGGCCGAGAGCGAAGGTCTGGTGGTGATGGACGACCCGACATCGATCCTGCGCTGCACCAACAAGGTCTATCTGACCGATCTGCTCAACAGCCATCAACTGGGTATGCCCGCCACCGAAATTCTCTACAAGGAGCGACCCGAAGACTTCGAACGCGTGGGCGAGCGTCTCGGTTTCCCGCTGGTGCTGAAGATTCCCGACGGTTGTTTTTCCCGAGGCGTGATCAAGGTCGAAAGCCAGCAGGCTTTGCTCGAAGCCACCGCTGAGTTGTTTGAGCATTCGGTGTTGCTGCTGGCTCAGGAGTTTTTCTACACCGAGTACGACTGGCGCATCGGCGTGCTCAACCGTAAACCGATTTTCGCCTGCCAATACTTCATGTCGAAGGGCCATTGGCAAATTTACAACCACAAGGCCAAAGGCCAGGACGTCAACGGCGAATGCCGGACGATGGCGATCCACGAAGCACCGCGTGCGGTGGTCGAACTGGCGGTGAAGACTGCCAACCTGATCGGCGACGGCCTCTACGGTGTCGATTTGAAACAGGCGGGCGACAAGGTTGTGGTGATCGAAGTCAACGACAACCCCAACCTCGACGCCGGTATCGAAGACGCTTATTTGCACGACGATCTGTATTCATTGGTGCTGGATGAGTTCGTGCGCCGTCTGGAACTCAAGCGTCGCGGTCAGGCCTGGTGA
- the sfnG gene encoding dimethylsulfone monooxygenase SfnG yields MSQQAVKFAYWVPNVSGGLVVSKIEQRTDWGIDYNRKLAQIAEAAGFEYALTQIRFTAGYGAEFQHESVAFSHALLAATSKLKVIAAILPGPWQPALAAKQLATIDQLTNGRIAVNIVSGWFKGEFHAIGEHWLEHDERYRRSEEFIRSLRGVWSQDNFTFRGDFYRFDNYSLKPKPLGRPEIFQGGSSRAARDMAARVSDWYFTNGNSVEGIKAQVDDIRAKAAANNHSVKVGVNAFVIARDTEEEARAVLAQIIDQADPEAVNAFGDAAKQAGRASPEGEGNWAKSTFEDLVQYNDGFKTNLIGTPLQIAERIVALKAVGVDLVLAGFLHFQEEVQYFGERVLPLVRELEAEKTAAVA; encoded by the coding sequence ATGAGTCAGCAAGCCGTGAAATTTGCCTACTGGGTGCCGAACGTCAGCGGTGGGCTGGTGGTCAGCAAGATCGAACAGCGCACCGATTGGGGCATCGACTACAACCGCAAACTGGCGCAGATCGCCGAAGCGGCCGGGTTCGAATACGCGCTGACGCAGATCCGCTTCACCGCCGGTTACGGTGCCGAGTTTCAGCATGAGTCAGTCGCGTTCAGCCACGCATTGCTCGCAGCCACCAGCAAACTCAAAGTGATCGCGGCAATTTTGCCCGGCCCGTGGCAACCGGCACTGGCGGCGAAGCAACTGGCAACCATCGATCAACTCACCAACGGCCGCATCGCCGTGAATATCGTCAGCGGCTGGTTCAAAGGCGAATTCCACGCCATCGGCGAGCATTGGCTGGAGCATGACGAGCGTTATCGTCGTTCCGAAGAGTTCATTCGTTCATTGCGCGGCGTGTGGAGTCAGGACAACTTCACCTTTCGCGGCGACTTCTATCGTTTCGACAATTACAGCCTTAAACCGAAACCGCTGGGCCGTCCGGAGATTTTCCAGGGCGGCAGTTCCCGTGCGGCGCGAGACATGGCAGCGCGGGTTTCGGACTGGTATTTCACCAATGGCAACAGCGTTGAAGGGATCAAGGCGCAGGTTGACGATATTCGTGCCAAGGCAGCGGCGAATAATCATTCGGTGAAAGTGGGCGTCAACGCGTTTGTCATCGCCCGTGATACCGAAGAAGAAGCGCGCGCCGTGCTTGCGCAGATCATCGATCAGGCTGACCCGGAAGCCGTGAACGCCTTTGGTGATGCAGCAAAACAGGCGGGCCGGGCATCGCCGGAGGGTGAGGGCAACTGGGCGAAATCGACGTTTGAGGATCTGGTGCAGTACAACGATGGCTTCAAGACCAATCTGATTGGCACGCCGCTGCAGATTGCCGAGCGCATTGTGGCGTTGAAGGCGGTGGGTGTGGATCTGGTGCTGGCGGGGTTTCTGCACTTCCAGGAAGAGGTGCAGTATTTCGGTGAGCGAGTGTTGCCGCTGGTGCGCGAGCTGGAGGCCGAAAAGACTGCCGCCGTCGCCTGA
- a CDS encoding peptidase C39 family protein: MKAVFRLAVVDDLPALLALEMQCFTTDRLTSRSFQWMITRAHGRLLVAECDGQLLGYALVLFHRGTSLARLYSIALAIEARGTGLSKQLLQRIEALALEHDCAYLRLEVRTDNPAAIALYERNGYRRFALIHDYYEDHADALRLEKRILQHRDSRSIKVPYYRQTTDFTCGPACLLMAMGALQSERLLERREELQLWREATTVFMTSGHGGCSPQGLALAAWRRGFKVCLQLSLAGPLFLDGVRDAHKKDVMRLVHDEFTAQLQETDVECLLGVALDLPRLLDAGGQPLVLISSYRLTRSKSPHWVVVTDCDEDFVYLHDPDVDHSQHRQPMDCQHVPVSHGEFEKMCRFGRGKLRAAVVLYSRET; the protein is encoded by the coding sequence ATGAAGGCTGTTTTTCGTTTGGCGGTAGTTGACGACTTGCCGGCGCTGCTGGCACTGGAAATGCAATGTTTCACCACTGACCGGCTTACCAGTCGCAGTTTTCAATGGATGATCACCCGCGCTCACGGGCGGCTGCTGGTGGCCGAGTGCGACGGTCAATTGCTGGGTTACGCGTTGGTGTTGTTCCATCGCGGTACTTCACTCGCGCGGCTGTATTCCATCGCACTCGCCATCGAAGCGCGCGGCACCGGCCTGAGCAAACAACTGCTGCAACGCATTGAGGCGCTGGCGCTGGAGCACGACTGCGCGTACCTGCGCCTGGAGGTGCGCACCGACAACCCTGCCGCGATTGCGCTGTATGAACGCAATGGCTACCGGCGCTTTGCACTGATTCACGATTACTACGAAGACCATGCCGATGCGCTGCGCCTGGAGAAACGCATTCTTCAGCATCGCGATTCGCGCAGCATCAAGGTGCCCTACTACCGGCAAACCACCGATTTCACCTGTGGCCCGGCGTGTCTGTTGATGGCCATGGGCGCACTGCAATCAGAGCGGCTACTGGAGCGACGTGAAGAACTGCAGCTCTGGCGTGAGGCGACCACGGTGTTCATGACCTCCGGCCACGGCGGTTGCAGTCCGCAGGGATTGGCGTTGGCGGCGTGGCGGCGGGGCTTCAAGGTGTGCTTGCAGTTGAGTCTGGCTGGGCCGCTGTTCCTCGACGGTGTGCGTGATGCGCATAAAAAAGACGTCATGCGTTTGGTGCACGACGAGTTCACGGCGCAGTTACAGGAAACTGATGTCGAGTGCCTGCTCGGTGTGGCGCTGGATCTGCCGCGACTGCTGGACGCCGGTGGGCAGCCACTGGTGTTGATCAGCAGCTATCGGCTGACCCGCTCTAAATCACCGCATTGGGTGGTCGTGACCGATTGCGACGAAGATTTCGTTTACCTGCACGACCCGGATGTCGATCACAGCCAGCATCGACAGCCCATGGATTGCCAGCATGTGCCGGTGAGCCATGGCGAGTTCGAGAAAATGTGCCGGTTTGGCCGGGGCAAATTGCGTGCTGCGGTGGTGCTGTATTCCCGCGAAACGTGA
- a CDS encoding TetR/AcrR family transcriptional regulator → MNEITSNDTRDIILDVTEKLIYKSGIAATSMDLLVKTAGVSRKSIYRYFADKDALTVAALQRRDVRWMHWYRSAVDQAETPADRLLNLFTVLKSWFASEGFRGCAFINTSGETGDPQDPVRLVAKEHKQKLLDYVCELCTEHGAEDPQLLAKQLLILIDGAITVALVMGDHSAADNAQCMARKLLDL, encoded by the coding sequence ATGAACGAAATCACTAGCAACGACACACGCGACATCATTCTGGATGTCACCGAAAAGCTGATCTACAAAAGTGGCATCGCTGCCACCAGCATGGATCTTCTGGTGAAAACCGCCGGCGTCTCCAGAAAAAGTATCTACCGTTACTTTGCCGATAAGGACGCACTGACCGTCGCCGCCCTGCAACGCCGCGATGTGCGCTGGATGCACTGGTACCGAAGCGCTGTCGATCAAGCTGAAACCCCGGCCGATCGCCTGCTCAACCTGTTTACCGTGCTCAAGAGCTGGTTCGCCTCCGAAGGCTTTCGCGGCTGCGCCTTCATCAACACCAGCGGCGAGACCGGCGATCCACAGGACCCGGTGCGCCTGGTGGCGAAAGAACACAAACAGAAGCTGCTCGACTACGTGTGCGAGCTGTGTACCGAACATGGTGCCGAGGATCCGCAACTGCTGGCCAAACAGCTGCTGATCCTGATTGACGGCGCCATTACCGTAGCGCTTGTGATGGGTGATCACAGTGCCGCCGATAATGCGCAATGCATGGCGCGAAAGTTATTGGACCTGTAA
- the nudC gene encoding NAD(+) diphosphatase encodes MTSRWTTAVLDTDQPGGWAVARSPDGFLFDDNGALFPREWLKRQDLSILAEHGIGHLDGEPVYLLELRSASEVPGCNWKGLRAFMLDGDHTIYKVLGYAAQIGTWAREHRFCGNCGQAMTQVPRERAMYCQPCDLRSYPRISPSMIVLITRGDEILLARSPRFVTGVYSTLAGFAEPGESAEDCLIREVREEVQIEVQNIQYLGSQCWPFPHSMMLGFHAEYAGGEIVCQEDEIEDAQWFNVHDLPPLPASKSIARYLIDVYVARRLGHAEPVLPG; translated from the coding sequence ATGACATCTCGCTGGACCACTGCAGTACTCGATACCGATCAACCCGGCGGCTGGGCCGTGGCGCGCAGCCCGGACGGCTTTCTGTTCGATGACAACGGCGCGTTGTTCCCTCGGGAATGGCTCAAGCGTCAGGACCTGTCGATCCTCGCCGAGCACGGTATCGGCCATCTCGATGGCGAGCCGGTGTACCTGCTCGAACTGCGCAGTGCCAGCGAAGTGCCGGGTTGCAACTGGAAAGGTCTGCGGGCGTTCATGCTCGATGGCGATCACACGATCTACAAAGTGCTTGGTTACGCCGCTCAGATCGGCACGTGGGCGCGTGAGCATCGTTTCTGCGGCAATTGCGGGCAGGCGATGACACAGGTGCCGCGCGAACGGGCGATGTATTGCCAGCCGTGCGACCTGCGCAGTTATCCGCGCATTTCGCCGAGCATGATCGTGCTGATCACCCGTGGCGACGAGATTCTGCTGGCGCGTTCACCGCGTTTCGTCACCGGGGTTTACAGCACGCTGGCCGGGTTCGCCGAACCGGGCGAGTCGGCCGAGGATTGCCTGATTCGGGAAGTGCGCGAGGAAGTGCAGATCGAGGTGCAGAACATTCAGTACCTGGGCAGCCAGTGCTGGCCGTTCCCGCATTCGATGATGCTCGGCTTCCATGCCGAATATGCCGGTGGCGAGATTGTCTGTCAGGAAGACGAGATCGAAGACGCCCAGTGGTTCAACGTGCACGATCTGCCGCCGCTGCCAGCGTCCAAATCGATTGCCCGTTACCTGATCGACGTCTACGTCGCGCGGCGCTTAGGCCACGCTGAACCAGTGTTGCCAGGCTAG
- a CDS encoding nuclear transport factor 2 family protein, producing MSTAAQVRPPLPPFNRESAIEKVRLAEDGWNSRDPERVSLAYTLDTKWRNRAEFANNREEAKAFLTRKWAKELDYRLIKELWAYSDTRIAVRYAYEWHDDSGNWFRSYGNENWEFDDNGLMFQRYACINDMPIKESERKFHWPLGRRPDDHPSLSDLGL from the coding sequence ATGTCTACTGCAGCTCAGGTACGTCCGCCATTGCCGCCCTTCAACCGTGAATCGGCGATCGAGAAAGTTCGTCTGGCCGAGGATGGCTGGAACTCGCGTGATCCGGAACGGGTTTCGCTGGCTTACACCCTTGATACCAAGTGGCGCAATCGCGCCGAATTCGCCAACAACCGTGAAGAGGCCAAGGCATTTCTGACCCGTAAATGGGCGAAGGAGCTGGATTACCGTTTGATCAAGGAACTGTGGGCCTACTCCGACACCCGCATCGCCGTGCGTTACGCCTATGAGTGGCACGATGATTCGGGCAACTGGTTCCGCTCTTATGGCAACGAAAACTGGGAGTTCGATGATAACGGCCTGATGTTCCAGCGCTACGCGTGCATCAACGACATGCCGATCAAGGAAAGCGAGCGCAAGTTCCACTGGCCGCTGGGCCGCCGCCCGGATGATCATCCGAGCCTGTCCGACCTCGGCCTGTAA
- a CDS encoding TSUP family transporter gives MPFELSVDLTTLAILALVAFIAGFIDAIAGGGGLLTTPALLTAGLPPHLVLGTNKLSSTFGSATASFTFYRRKLFHPRQWVHAIVGTLVGALTGAIVAHYLPAEWLNKMLPVIVFACGLYLLFGGTPKAPLDSDAPIKKKWQSTQGFSLGFYDGVAGPGTGAFWTVSSLLLYPIDLVKASGVARSMNFVSNIAALSVFVFSGQVDWIIGLSMGLSVMVGAFFGARTAISGGAKFIRPVFITVVLGLTVRLAWQHWFSVA, from the coding sequence ATGCCTTTCGAACTCAGCGTTGACCTCACCACTCTGGCCATTCTGGCCCTTGTCGCTTTCATTGCCGGTTTCATCGACGCCATCGCCGGCGGCGGCGGTCTGTTGACCACCCCGGCGCTGCTGACCGCAGGCCTGCCGCCACATCTGGTGCTGGGCACCAACAAACTGAGTTCGACGTTCGGCTCGGCCACCGCCAGTTTCACCTTCTACCGCCGCAAGCTGTTCCACCCACGGCAGTGGGTGCACGCGATTGTCGGCACGCTGGTCGGCGCATTGACCGGCGCCATCGTCGCCCATTACCTGCCGGCCGAATGGCTGAACAAGATGCTCCCGGTCATCGTCTTCGCTTGCGGTCTGTATCTGTTGTTTGGCGGCACGCCAAAAGCACCGCTGGACAGCGATGCGCCGATCAAAAAGAAATGGCAGTCGACCCAAGGCTTCAGCCTCGGTTTTTATGACGGTGTGGCCGGGCCCGGCACTGGCGCATTCTGGACGGTGAGCAGCTTGCTGCTTTACCCGATCGACCTGGTCAAGGCCAGCGGCGTGGCGCGCAGCATGAACTTCGTCAGCAACATTGCGGCGCTGTCGGTGTTCGTGTTTTCCGGGCAGGTGGACTGGATCATCGGCCTGAGCATGGGCCTGTCGGTGATGGTTGGCGCGTTCTTTGGCGCGCGCACCGCAATCAGCGGCGGCGCCAAGTTCATTCGCCCGGTGTTCATCACCGTGGTGCTGGGTTTGACCGTGCGCCTAGCCTGGCAACACTGGTTCAGCGTGGCCTAA
- the pssA gene encoding CDP-diacylglycerol--serine O-phosphatidyltransferase, which produces MPLLFKRSLLPKLRSFPLTAEAVTILSGAAEFRRCLLEKIAAATQRIYIVALYLQQDEAGQEILDALHAAKLKRPELEIAVVVDWLRAQRGLIGAGKQPGNSAWYQEMTRTHQSEVPVYGVPVQTRELFGVLHLKGFVIDDCVVYSGASLNNVYLHKFDKYRFDRYHVLQSHELADSMHHLVKHGLIESKAVHRLDLPNLPSTRSLRNDIGDLRSRLKYATYDTATGSTARDGLSVTPLLGVGKNNPLNRAILELIASAQKQLTICTPYFNLPLGVIREVNRALARGVKIDIVVGDKTANDFYIPPSEPFKVIAALPYLYEISLRRFAKRHQRNIDSGQLNLHLWRDGDNTYHLKGMWIDQRYTLLTGNNLNPRAFRLDLENALLIDDPKGEWLEPRAKELEEIFRHTTRIDSFQSLETLPEYPAGVAKFLKRVSRVRIERLLYRIL; this is translated from the coding sequence ATGCCGTTGCTTTTCAAACGTTCCTTGCTGCCCAAACTGCGCAGCTTTCCGCTGACCGCCGAGGCCGTGACCATTCTGTCCGGCGCCGCCGAGTTCCGTCGTTGCCTGCTGGAGAAAATCGCCGCCGCGACCCAGCGCATCTACATCGTTGCGCTGTATCTGCAGCAAGACGAAGCCGGTCAGGAAATCCTCGATGCGCTGCATGCCGCCAAGCTCAAGCGTCCCGAGCTGGAAATCGCCGTGGTCGTCGATTGGCTGCGCGCGCAACGCGGACTGATCGGTGCCGGCAAGCAGCCGGGCAATTCGGCTTGGTATCAGGAAATGACCCGCACGCACCAGAGCGAAGTGCCGGTGTACGGCGTGCCGGTGCAGACCCGTGAACTGTTCGGCGTGCTGCATCTGAAGGGCTTCGTGATTGACGACTGCGTGGTTTACAGCGGCGCGAGCCTGAACAACGTTTATCTGCACAAGTTCGACAAGTACCGCTTCGACCGTTATCACGTCCTGCAAAGCCACGAACTGGCGGACTCGATGCATCACTTGGTCAAGCACGGGCTGATCGAATCAAAAGCGGTGCATCGCCTCGATCTGCCGAACCTGCCGAGCACGCGCAGTCTGCGCAACGACATCGGCGATCTGCGCAGCCGCTTGAAATATGCCACTTACGACACGGCCACGGGCAGCACCGCCCGAGACGGCTTGTCCGTTACCCCGTTGCTCGGCGTCGGCAAGAACAACCCGTTGAACCGGGCGATTCTTGAGTTGATCGCCAGCGCGCAAAAACAGCTGACCATCTGCACGCCGTACTTCAACCTTCCGCTGGGGGTTATCCGTGAGGTCAATCGTGCGTTGGCCCGTGGCGTGAAGATCGACATCGTGGTCGGCGACAAGACTGCCAACGACTTCTATATCCCGCCGAGCGAGCCGTTCAAGGTGATTGCGGCGCTGCCGTATCTGTACGAGATCAGCTTGCGCCGCTTCGCCAAACGGCATCAGCGCAACATCGACAGCGGCCAGTTGAACCTGCACCTGTGGCGTGATGGCGACAACACCTATCACCTCAAGGGCATGTGGATCGATCAGCGCTATACGCTGCTGACCGGCAACAACCTCAATCCACGGGCGTTCCGTCTGGATCTGGAAAACGCGTTGTTGATTGATGACCCGAAAGGCGAATGGCTGGAGCCTCGGGCGAAGGAACTGGAGGAGATTTTCCGCCATACCACGCGGATCGACAGCTTTCAGAGTCTGGAGACGCTGCCAGAGTACCCGGCCGGGGTGGCCAAGTTTCTCAAGCGGGTGAGCCGGGTGCGGATTGAGCGGTTGCTCTACCGGATTTTGTAA